One Misgurnus anguillicaudatus chromosome 19, ASM2758022v2, whole genome shotgun sequence genomic region harbors:
- the mcrip1 gene encoding mapk-regulated corepressor-interacting protein 1 yields the protein MTSSSAPRMNTYKRTSSPRSPTNTGEIFTPAHEENVRFIHDTWLCVLRDIKSPHNNERNDRGPQEYVEKNPNPNLKSFIPFDLSDLKKRNTQDSKKS from the exons CTCTTCTGCTCCTAGAATGAACACATACAAGAGGACTTCCAGTCCTCGGTCGCCAACGAATACAGGAGAGATCTTCACACCAGCACATGAAGAAAATGTGCGATTTATCCATGACA CTTGGCTTTGTGTTTTAAGGGACATTAAATCCCCACACAATAATGAACGTAATGATCGAGGACCACAGGAGTATGTGGAGAAAAACCCAAATCCCAACCTAAAAT CTTTTATACCGTTTGACCTGAGTGACCTTAAGAAGCGAAACACACAAGACTCAAAGAAGTCTTAG